A genomic stretch from Hydrogenimonas urashimensis includes:
- a CDS encoding FIST signal transduction protein, with protein MYRFSDRWSEPFDRSLDSESTVVLMFGAIDREKALDAALQEVCEAYPLAIKAGCSGAGEIFDDELFEHSLVVAVVRLEKSRVKKVAFPIDSPDESKRIGAELARSLMKEKELKAVLVLSEGLTINGSELTRGINSVLPRDIVVTGGLAGDDDRFEKTFVVDDQCSALPRMVSAIGFYGDHFRIASGYQGGWDRFGIEREITSSKKNVLYTLNNEPALEVYKRYLGKHADELPASALLFPLAIRESKESAETKVRTVLAVSEEDQSITFAGDMPEGGFATFMKANFDRLIDGAYEAAETMAEGQTVTMDALSIAISCVGRKLLLKQRTEEELEAALDVLPKGVRQIGFYSYGEISPMHSGMCDLHNQTMTLTLLWEA; from the coding sequence ATGTATCGATTCTCCGACCGATGGAGTGAACCTTTCGACAGATCGCTCGATTCCGAATCGACCGTGGTGCTGATGTTTGGTGCGATAGACAGAGAAAAAGCGCTCGACGCTGCGTTGCAGGAAGTGTGCGAAGCCTATCCCCTGGCCATCAAGGCGGGATGTTCCGGCGCAGGGGAGATATTCGACGATGAATTGTTCGAACATTCGCTGGTCGTTGCCGTCGTGCGGCTGGAGAAAAGCAGAGTGAAAAAAGTGGCGTTTCCGATTGATTCTCCCGACGAATCGAAAAGAATCGGTGCCGAACTGGCCCGTTCACTGATGAAGGAGAAGGAGCTCAAAGCGGTTCTGGTACTAAGCGAAGGTCTGACGATCAACGGTTCGGAACTGACAAGAGGCATCAACAGCGTGCTACCGCGGGATATCGTCGTCACGGGCGGTCTTGCCGGAGACGATGACCGGTTCGAAAAGACATTCGTCGTCGACGACCAGTGTTCCGCGCTGCCCAGGATGGTTAGTGCCATCGGGTTTTACGGCGACCATTTCCGAATAGCATCAGGGTATCAGGGAGGATGGGACAGGTTCGGCATCGAACGGGAGATCACCTCGTCGAAAAAGAACGTTTTATATACCCTCAACAACGAACCGGCGCTCGAAGTCTACAAGCGGTATCTGGGAAAGCACGCCGACGAGCTGCCCGCCAGTGCGCTCCTGTTTCCTCTGGCCATTCGCGAATCCAAAGAGAGCGCGGAGACGAAGGTAAGAACCGTATTGGCCGTCAGCGAGGAGGATCAGTCGATCACTTTCGCCGGGGACATGCCAGAAGGCGGATTTGCGACATTCATGAAAGCCAATTTCGACCGGCTTATCGACGGTGCCTATGAAGCGGCGGAAACGATGGCGGAAGGGCAGACGGTGACAATGGACGCGCTCAGTATCGCCATCAGCTGTGTGGGCAGAAAGCTTCTTTTGAAACAGCGGACAGAAGAGGAACTCGAAGCGGCCCTGGATGTCCTGCCCAAAGGTGTCAGGCAGATCGGATTCTACTCCTACGGAGAGATCTCTCCGATGCATTCGGGTATGTGCGACCTGCACAACCAAACCATGACGCTGACATTGCTCTGGGAAGCGTAG
- a CDS encoding peptidylprolyl isomerase, which produces MPLFSANDTKVRTRVDEHPLVRLQTTMGDIVLEIRPDWAPLASENFLGHVKEGYYDGVSFHRVIRGFMIQSGDPTGTGSGGDSIWHRPFRDEFAPNVVFDKPGILAMANAGPNTNRSQFFITVGRSPWLNGHYTIFGRVKEGMKTVFEISNTPTDRRDRPLRTVKILKATMVDSFATKH; this is translated from the coding sequence ATGCCTCTTTTTTCGGCAAACGATACGAAAGTGCGCACCCGTGTCGATGAGCACCCCCTGGTGAGACTCCAGACGACGATGGGAGATATTGTGCTTGAAATTCGTCCTGACTGGGCCCCTTTGGCGAGCGAAAACTTTCTTGGGCATGTCAAAGAGGGCTACTACGACGGCGTCTCTTTTCACCGGGTCATCCGGGGATTCATGATACAAAGCGGCGATCCCACCGGTACGGGGAGTGGGGGTGATTCGATCTGGCACAGACCCTTCAGGGACGAATTCGCTCCCAATGTGGTTTTCGACAAACCCGGAATCCTCGCGATGGCCAATGCCGGACCCAATACCAACCGAAGCCAGTTTTTCATCACGGTGGGCCGCTCGCCATGGCTGAACGGACACTACACGATTTTCGGCAGGGTCAAAGAGGGGATGAAAACGGTCTTTGAGATATCCAACACACCGACCGACAGGAGGGACCGCCCGCTGCGAACCGTCAAAATACTCAAAGCGACAATGGTGGACTCTTTTGCCACAAAACATTAG
- the rplS gene encoding 50S ribosomal protein L19: MKNRYIESFEQAQVASKNIPQFRAGDTVRVAVNIKEGDKTRIQNFEGVCISIRGEGTGKSFTVRKIGANNVGVERIFPLYSDSIESIEVVRRGRVRRAKLYYLRNLRGKAARIKELRRK, translated from the coding sequence ATGAAAAATCGATATATTGAATCTTTCGAGCAGGCGCAAGTCGCAAGCAAGAACATTCCACAATTCCGCGCCGGCGATACTGTCCGTGTCGCGGTCAACATCAAAGAGGGTGACAAAACCCGTATCCAGAACTTCGAAGGTGTCTGCATCTCCATCCGCGGTGAGGGGACAGGCAAAAGCTTCACCGTACGAAAAATCGGTGCGAACAACGTTGGTGTCGAGCGTATTTTCCCGCTTTATAGCGACAGCATCGAAAGTATCGAGGTGGTCCGACGCGGTCGTGTCCGACGCGCGAAACTCTACTATCTGCGAAACCTCCGCGGTAAAGCGGCTCGTATCAAGGAACTTCGCCGCAAGTGA
- the trmD gene encoding tRNA (guanosine(37)-N1)-methyltransferase TrmD produces the protein MRFTFVTLFRPLMEGYFEDSILKRAIEKGLLSVDFLNPRDFTTDKHRKVDDTAAGGGAGMVMMPQPLDDALKHLKAESPEARIVFTTPVGKPFRQADAKRFASSQNHMVFVSGRYEGIDERIIELWADEVFSIGDYILTGGELPSLVMADAISRLVPGVLGNADSLSAESFETELLEAPSFTRPKSFHNLSIPSELLKGNHSKINALKKRLAIAKTKYFRPDRYLKSTQRESDEKSIY, from the coding sequence ATGCGCTTTACGTTCGTCACGCTTTTTCGGCCTCTGATGGAGGGGTATTTTGAAGACTCCATCCTGAAGCGGGCCATCGAAAAGGGCCTCCTTTCGGTCGACTTTCTCAACCCCAGGGATTTCACGACCGACAAACACCGCAAGGTCGACGATACCGCGGCCGGCGGCGGTGCGGGAATGGTGATGATGCCCCAGCCGCTCGACGATGCGCTGAAGCATCTCAAAGCCGAGTCGCCGGAAGCCCGAATCGTTTTCACGACGCCTGTGGGCAAGCCCTTCAGGCAAGCTGACGCGAAGCGGTTCGCCTCCTCGCAGAACCACATGGTGTTCGTCAGCGGCCGGTACGAAGGGATCGACGAGCGTATCATAGAACTCTGGGCCGACGAGGTCTTCTCCATCGGCGACTACATTCTCACGGGCGGGGAACTCCCCTCGCTCGTGATGGCGGACGCCATCAGTCGGTTGGTGCCGGGCGTGCTCGGAAATGCCGACTCTCTCTCGGCCGAGAGTTTTGAAACCGAGCTTTTGGAGGCACCCTCTTTCACACGGCCTAAAAGTTTCCATAATTTAAGTATTCCTTCAGAATTATTAAAGGGAAACCATAGTAAAATTAACGCCCTGAAAAAAAGGCTGGCGATAGCCAAAACAAAATATTTTCGACCTGACCGATATCTGAAATCTACCCAAAGGGAAAGTGATGAAAAATCGATATATTGA
- the rimM gene encoding ribosome maturation factor RimM (Essential for efficient processing of 16S rRNA), which produces MEPDKLPIARIGKTVGLRGELRLNLLTDFPEQFKKGARFMSERGTLTVASYNPERGTVRFEGIDNVDDAKKLTNLYLYTTREAGEASCHLEEGEYFWYQIIGLDVQEGEEVLGRVKAIERMAGTDYLVVETADLLVAQGLPKGFLIPYIDRYIERVDLEGKKVLTRGAGEILEAS; this is translated from the coding sequence ATGGAACCCGACAAACTTCCCATTGCCCGCATCGGCAAGACGGTGGGTCTGCGGGGTGAGCTCCGCCTCAATCTTCTAACCGATTTCCCCGAACAGTTCAAAAAGGGTGCCCGCTTCATGAGCGAGAGGGGCACCCTGACCGTCGCCTCCTACAACCCTGAGCGCGGAACCGTACGCTTCGAGGGCATCGACAATGTCGACGACGCCAAAAAACTCACCAACCTCTATCTCTATACGACCCGTGAAGCGGGGGAAGCCTCCTGCCATCTGGAAGAGGGAGAGTATTTCTGGTACCAGATTATCGGGCTCGATGTGCAAGAGGGGGAAGAGGTTCTCGGTCGGGTGAAAGCGATCGAACGGATGGCGGGCACCGACTATCTCGTCGTCGAAACCGCCGATCTTCTCGTCGCGCAAGGGTTGCCGAAAGGGTTTCTCATTCCCTATATCGACCGCTATATCGAGCGTGTCGATCTGGAAGGAAAAAAAGTCCTGACCCGTGGCGCCGGAGAGATTTTGGAAGCGAGTTGA
- a CDS encoding KH domain-containing protein, producing MIENFVRDFAKLIASHPEDIVVERNRLGENFDEIVIYAHKEDAGKLIGKEGRMINALKTLISGCKAKDGISYRVNVRTTEE from the coding sequence ATGATCGAAAACTTTGTGCGCGATTTCGCGAAACTCATCGCATCCCATCCGGAGGATATCGTCGTCGAGAGAAACCGGCTCGGCGAAAATTTCGATGAGATCGTCATCTACGCGCACAAAGAGGATGCCGGCAAACTGATCGGCAAGGAGGGCAGGATGATCAACGCTCTTAAAACACTCATCAGCGGCTGTAAAGCCAAGGACGGCATCAGCTACCGGGTCAACGTGCGGACGACGGAGGAGTGA
- the rpsP gene encoding 30S ribosomal protein S16, producing the protein MTTIRLTRMGRKKRPFYRIVVTDSRKRRDSGWIESIGYYDPMTEPATVKLDEERYNYWLSVGAQPSERVKKLAGK; encoded by the coding sequence ATGACAACCATCAGACTGACACGCATGGGACGCAAGAAACGACCCTTCTATCGAATCGTTGTAACAGACAGCCGAAAGCGCCGTGACAGCGGCTGGATCGAATCGATCGGCTATTACGATCCGATGACCGAACCCGCTACGGTCAAACTTGATGAAGAGCGTTACAATTACTGGCTGAGTGTCGGAGCGCAGCCGAGCGAACGCGTCAAGAAACTCGCCGGAAAGTAA
- the ffh gene encoding signal recognition particle protein, whose translation MFESLSNSFQNAISKIRFKDDEKALKRALGELKKSLLKADVHHKVVKELLSVVERETKLAGIGKENFLKALKNELTEILTAPGKQGFVYSPTPPTVVMMAGLQGSGKTTTAGKLAYYLKLRKKKVLLAAADLQRLAAVEQLRQIANQIEVDVLADESIKDPVEVAKRALKKAKEGNYDVLIVDTAGRLAIDQEMMDEIKRVKEALNPDEIFYVADSLTGQDAVRSAAAFNKELGLTGVILSKYDGDSKGGVALGIAKQVGVPLRFIGSGEKMPDLEVFIPDRIVGRLMGAGDIESLAEKATAVIDEKEAKRVARKIKKGQFNFNDFLEQLEQMKKLGSLKSLIGMIPGMSKMAGAIKDLDLENSGEIKKIKALISSMTPKERENPDLLNNSRKRRLAKGAGLSQMEVNKVLKQFKNAAKMAKKFSGKKGMQDLQNMMSQMQGGGFPR comes from the coding sequence GTGTTTGAGTCATTGAGCAACAGTTTTCAGAATGCCATCAGCAAAATACGCTTCAAGGACGACGAAAAAGCGCTGAAGCGTGCCCTTGGCGAGCTGAAGAAGTCGTTGCTGAAGGCCGATGTGCACCACAAGGTCGTCAAAGAGCTGCTGAGTGTCGTCGAGCGGGAGACGAAGCTCGCCGGCATCGGAAAAGAGAATTTTCTCAAGGCACTCAAAAACGAGCTGACGGAGATTCTGACGGCACCGGGCAAACAGGGGTTCGTCTACAGCCCGACCCCTCCTACGGTGGTCATGATGGCCGGTCTGCAGGGATCGGGAAAGACGACGACCGCCGGCAAACTCGCTTACTATCTCAAACTCCGCAAGAAAAAGGTGCTTCTTGCGGCCGCCGACCTTCAGCGCCTCGCGGCCGTGGAGCAATTGCGCCAGATCGCGAACCAGATCGAAGTCGACGTACTCGCCGACGAATCGATCAAGGACCCCGTGGAAGTGGCGAAGCGTGCGCTGAAAAAGGCGAAGGAGGGCAATTACGATGTCCTCATCGTCGATACGGCCGGCCGCCTGGCGATCGACCAGGAGATGATGGATGAGATCAAGCGGGTCAAAGAGGCGCTCAATCCCGACGAGATATTCTATGTCGCCGACTCCCTGACCGGACAGGATGCGGTCCGCAGTGCCGCGGCTTTCAACAAGGAACTGGGCCTCACCGGTGTGATTCTAAGCAAGTACGACGGGGACAGCAAGGGGGGTGTGGCCCTGGGCATCGCCAAACAGGTGGGCGTGCCCCTGCGTTTCATCGGTTCGGGCGAAAAGATGCCGGACCTGGAGGTTTTCATTCCGGACCGGATCGTCGGCCGCCTGATGGGGGCGGGCGATATCGAGTCGCTGGCGGAGAAAGCCACCGCCGTCATCGACGAGAAAGAGGCGAAACGTGTCGCCAGGAAGATCAAAAAAGGGCAGTTCAACTTCAACGACTTTCTGGAGCAGCTGGAGCAGATGAAGAAGCTGGGGTCGCTCAAATCGCTGATCGGCATGATTCCGGGAATGAGCAAGATGGCCGGCGCCATCAAGGACCTCGACCTGGAAAATTCCGGCGAGATCAAAAAGATCAAAGCACTGATCAGCTCGATGACTCCGAAGGAGCGCGAAAATCCCGATCTTCTCAACAACAGCCGCAAACGACGGCTCGCCAAGGGGGCGGGGTTGAGCCAGATGGAGGTGAACAAGGTGCTCAAGCAGTTCAAAAACGCCGCGAAGATGGCGAAGAAATTCTCCGGCAAAAAGGGAATGCAGGACCTGCAGAATATGATGAGCCAGATGCAAGGCGGCGGGTTTCCCCGTTGA
- a CDS encoding RluA family pseudouridine synthase produces MEKEKAYKLLAVQMGLSNSKAKELIDRGVVYVGNKKVAIARGELPVDTKFRVLKLHQVEILYENDEVMALNKPAFLTSDEAAREFGGAKLLHRLDRETSGVLLLAKTKAFEKKALEAFKARAVYKVYTCWVDGIVSEPMTIDKPIKTIKHNGHAYSKIDRKGKEAITHIEPIMISGHKTKLRVIIETGRTHQIRLHLKSVGHPIIGDRQYGLTSAQTNRMLLHALELKLLGYDFKAKEPKGFDVFISR; encoded by the coding sequence ATGGAAAAAGAGAAAGCGTACAAACTGCTGGCTGTACAGATGGGGCTGTCGAACTCCAAAGCAAAAGAGCTGATCGACAGAGGTGTCGTCTATGTGGGGAACAAAAAGGTGGCTATCGCGCGGGGAGAGCTCCCTGTCGATACGAAATTCCGTGTTCTCAAACTCCATCAAGTCGAGATACTCTACGAAAACGACGAGGTCATGGCGCTCAACAAGCCGGCGTTCTTGACCAGCGACGAGGCTGCGAGGGAGTTTGGGGGCGCAAAGCTTCTTCACCGTCTCGACCGTGAAACCAGTGGCGTGCTGCTGCTTGCCAAAACCAAGGCGTTCGAAAAGAAAGCGCTCGAAGCTTTCAAGGCGCGCGCCGTCTACAAAGTCTACACCTGCTGGGTTGACGGAATCGTCAGCGAACCGATGACGATCGACAAACCGATCAAGACGATCAAGCACAACGGCCACGCCTACAGCAAGATAGACCGCAAGGGAAAAGAGGCGATCACCCACATCGAACCGATCATGATTTCGGGGCACAAAACCAAACTCCGGGTCATCATAGAGACCGGCCGGACCCATCAGATCCGCCTGCATCTCAAAAGCGTCGGTCATCCGATCATCGGCGACCGGCAGTATGGTCTCACCTCCGCCCAGACCAACCGCATGCTTCTGCACGCTCTCGAGCTGAAGCTGCTGGGATACGATTTCAAAGCGAAAGAGCCGAAAGGATTCGATGTTTTCATCAGCAGGTAG
- a CDS encoding DUF167 domain-containing protein — MWYDIQTDHVDLFISARPASSRNEIAGVFDDTLKVKVKAPAVEGAANKELVKFLAKLFKVPKSEVRFVSGETSKRKRIRFPKSEKLMRFIEDTTS, encoded by the coding sequence GTGTGGTATGATATCCAAACCGATCATGTCGATCTTTTCATCAGCGCGCGGCCGGCAAGCAGCCGCAACGAGATTGCCGGTGTATTTGACGACACGTTGAAGGTGAAAGTCAAGGCGCCGGCGGTGGAGGGGGCGGCCAACAAAGAGCTTGTGAAGTTTCTCGCCAAACTCTTCAAAGTCCCCAAAAGCGAGGTGCGTTTTGTTTCGGGAGAGACTTCCAAGCGCAAACGCATCCGCTTTCCAAAGAGCGAGAAACTGATGCGGTTCATTGAGGATACAACATCGTGA
- the waaA gene encoding lipid IV(A) 3-deoxy-D-manno-octulosonic acid transferase, protein MIFTFVYTLFAWVLYIVSIPLLLLFSFKRKYRESIPARFFLWRNPPLPAHRIWFHACSFGETRAIKPLIEAFERDETAITTTTQTGYAQAKKMAEAVRYLPFEPLLWFWLKPQKALVVMEAELWYLLFCLAKRRGAKTLLINARISDRSYKSYLRFAWFYRRIFSWIDVVFAQSEKDRKRLEKLGAVNIRVTGNIKLAQLPEPTKRYEKPEGTVVTAASTHEGEEEGILRAFIAWRARHSDAKLVVVPRHPERFEKVAALLAREAKAHGLGFGRFSEKEGFKNAITLVDAMGELVNVYAITDIVVLGGAFVPVGGHNPAEAVPFGCRLVTGPHIFNQRAMFDAVEGAVFCELESLEDGLERAFAASPLHLSTPLSLEPILEEIRSVV, encoded by the coding sequence ATGATTTTCACATTTGTCTATACCCTTTTTGCGTGGGTTCTGTACATCGTTTCGATCCCTTTGCTCCTTCTTTTTTCTTTCAAGCGCAAGTACCGAGAATCCATTCCCGCACGCTTCTTTCTCTGGCGCAACCCTCCGCTGCCGGCGCACCGTATCTGGTTCCATGCCTGCAGTTTCGGCGAAACGCGTGCCATCAAACCGCTCATCGAGGCATTTGAGAGGGACGAGACGGCGATCACGACAACAACGCAGACCGGATATGCCCAGGCGAAAAAGATGGCCGAAGCGGTGCGTTACCTCCCTTTCGAGCCGCTGCTGTGGTTTTGGCTCAAACCTCAAAAGGCCCTGGTGGTCATGGAGGCGGAGCTTTGGTATCTGCTATTTTGTCTGGCCAAGCGCCGGGGGGCAAAAACCCTCCTGATCAACGCACGGATTTCCGACCGGTCCTACAAAAGCTATCTTCGCTTCGCATGGTTTTACCGCAGAATCTTTTCCTGGATTGACGTGGTTTTCGCCCAAAGCGAAAAGGACAGAAAACGGCTGGAAAAGCTGGGGGCCGTCAACATCCGTGTGACGGGCAATATCAAACTCGCACAGCTGCCCGAGCCGACGAAACGGTACGAAAAACCGGAGGGCACCGTCGTGACGGCCGCCAGCACCCACGAAGGGGAAGAGGAGGGGATTCTTCGCGCCTTCATCGCCTGGAGAGCCCGCCACAGCGATGCGAAGCTCGTCGTCGTGCCGCGCCATCCGGAGCGGTTCGAAAAAGTGGCCGCCCTGCTGGCACGGGAGGCGAAAGCGCACGGACTCGGCTTCGGCCGATTCAGTGAAAAAGAGGGTTTTAAAAACGCCATCACCCTTGTGGATGCGATGGGGGAGCTGGTCAATGTCTACGCCATCACCGACATCGTCGTTCTAGGCGGTGCTTTCGTACCCGTGGGCGGACACAATCCCGCCGAAGCGGTGCCCTTTGGATGCCGGCTGGTCACCGGTCCTCACATTTTCAACCAACGAGCGATGTTCGATGCGGTGGAGGGGGCGGTCTTTTGCGAACTGGAGAGCCTCGAGGATGGGTTGGAGCGTGCCTTCGCCGCATCGCCTCTGCATCTTTCGACCCCCCTTTCGCTGGAGCCGATACTCGAGGAGATCCGCAGTGTGGTATGA
- a CDS encoding zinc ribbon domain-containing protein, protein MNKHLEELIELSKIDQAIDAFEPRIAKARAKLAEVEEQESAVEREILELEEDIRDAELKKAKNDLHIQELTEKLEANKKKTAEAKTEKEIKALQLEEEIAREQLDFANEEIERLENLIETRKAEIETKKGELEALKEKSALLKEEVEKELADIEKQKQELFGQKQELVAKMSQKILAFYDKIRRWAKNTAVVPVRKQACMGCFMKINDKTYAEVIKGEEITTCPHCGRILYLEMQKEEETAE, encoded by the coding sequence ATGAACAAGCATCTTGAAGAGCTTATAGAACTGTCCAAAATCGACCAGGCTATTGACGCATTCGAACCGAGAATTGCCAAAGCACGGGCGAAACTCGCGGAAGTCGAAGAGCAAGAAAGCGCCGTCGAACGGGAGATTCTCGAGCTTGAAGAGGATATCCGGGATGCCGAGCTCAAAAAGGCGAAAAACGATCTGCACATCCAGGAACTTACAGAGAAACTCGAAGCCAACAAGAAGAAGACGGCGGAAGCGAAAACCGAGAAAGAGATCAAAGCGCTCCAGCTCGAAGAGGAGATCGCCAGGGAACAGCTCGATTTTGCCAACGAAGAGATCGAACGTCTCGAAAATCTGATCGAAACCCGCAAAGCGGAGATCGAAACCAAAAAAGGGGAGCTGGAAGCCCTGAAAGAGAAGAGCGCCCTTTTGAAAGAGGAGGTCGAAAAGGAGCTCGCCGATATCGAGAAGCAGAAGCAGGAGCTGTTCGGGCAGAAGCAGGAGCTGGTCGCGAAAATGAGCCAGAAGATTCTCGCTTTCTACGACAAGATCCGCCGATGGGCGAAGAATACGGCCGTCGTTCCGGTACGCAAACAGGCCTGCATGGGCTGCTTCATGAAGATCAACGACAAAACCTACGCGGAAGTGATCAAAGGGGAGGAGATCACCACCTGCCCGCATTGCGGACGCATTCTCTACCTTGAAATGCAGAAAGAAGAAGAGACCGCTGAATAA
- a CDS encoding Nif3-like dinuclear metal center hexameric protein codes for MTIAEIYERLDELSPFELQESWDNSGLLLGERGQEAARIVLSVDIDEGMIEEAEENTLFILHHPLIFSGLKRLLWNEYPANLLRKMVRKNHAMIAMHTNFDQTHLNRYVFEEVLGFDVAYCEGFVCVTEGEWRSDALLKRIKERLGLGQMRIVGNKKSVRRVAMTTGAGAGLMDTLDADLFLTGDIKFHDAMKALSKGLMMADIGHFESEKYFAEALAPYLKNLPIPVIIAQSINPFTYI; via the coding sequence ATGACCATCGCAGAAATCTATGAGCGTCTTGACGAATTGAGCCCCTTCGAGCTGCAGGAATCCTGGGACAACAGTGGCCTGCTTCTTGGCGAAAGAGGGCAGGAGGCTGCACGCATCGTTTTGAGTGTCGATATCGATGAGGGCATGATCGAAGAGGCGGAGGAGAACACCCTCTTCATCCTCCACCATCCGCTTATCTTTTCGGGCCTCAAGCGGCTGTTGTGGAACGAGTACCCGGCCAACCTGCTGCGGAAAATGGTTCGAAAGAACCATGCGATGATCGCGATGCACACGAACTTCGACCAGACCCATCTGAACCGGTACGTTTTCGAAGAGGTTCTGGGCTTCGATGTCGCCTACTGCGAGGGATTCGTCTGCGTGACGGAGGGAGAGTGGCGAAGCGATGCGCTTTTGAAGCGTATCAAAGAGAGACTGGGACTGGGACAGATGCGCATCGTCGGCAACAAAAAAAGTGTGCGCCGGGTCGCCATGACGACAGGCGCGGGCGCGGGGCTGATGGACACCCTCGACGCCGACCTTTTTCTCACCGGCGACATCAAATTCCACGATGCGATGAAAGCGCTTTCGAAGGGGCTGATGATGGCCGATATCGGCCACTTTGAGAGTGAAAAGTATTTCGCCGAGGCGCTGGCGCCCTATTTGAAAAATTTGCCGATTCCGGTTATAATTGCACAATCAATCAACCCCTTCACCTACATCTGA
- the glyQ gene encoding glycine--tRNA ligase subunit alpha, protein MITFTDLLLKLQTYWARQGCNIVQPYDIPAGAGTFHPATLLRSLDSKPWAAAYVAPSRRPTDGRYGENPNRLGAYYQFQVLIKPSPDDIQDLYLKSLEYLGLDLSRHDIRFVEDNWESPTLGAWGLGWEVWLDGMEVTQFTYFQQVGGLPCDPVAAEITYGTERLAMYLQGVESVFDIVWNEKDGQVTTYADVHKESEYEFSKYHFETADTQMLFGHFDDAAKECRRCLDAGLPLPAYDQCMIASHLFNTLDARKAISVTERANYILKIRELAKGCAELYKEQEGERERRIRGEA, encoded by the coding sequence ATGATCACATTCACCGACCTCCTTCTCAAGCTCCAGACCTACTGGGCCCGGCAGGGTTGCAACATCGTTCAGCCCTACGACATTCCTGCGGGCGCGGGGACTTTCCATCCGGCGACCTTGCTAAGAAGCCTCGACTCCAAACCGTGGGCGGCCGCCTACGTGGCGCCCAGCCGCCGCCCAACCGACGGCCGGTACGGGGAGAACCCGAACCGACTGGGGGCCTATTACCAGTTTCAGGTGCTCATCAAACCAAGCCCCGACGACATCCAGGACCTCTACCTCAAAAGCCTGGAGTATCTGGGGCTCGATCTGAGCCGGCACGATATCCGCTTCGTCGAGGACAACTGGGAATCGCCGACCCTGGGTGCCTGGGGGTTGGGTTGGGAAGTGTGGCTCGATGGCATGGAGGTGACGCAGTTCACCTATTTTCAGCAGGTTGGCGGCCTGCCGTGCGATCCGGTGGCGGCCGAGATCACCTACGGCACCGAACGGCTGGCAATGTACCTGCAGGGGGTCGAGTCGGTTTTTGATATCGTCTGGAACGAAAAGGATGGCCAGGTGACCACCTATGCCGATGTCCATAAAGAGAGCGAGTACGAATTTTCGAAATACCACTTCGAAACAGCCGATACCCAGATGCTCTTTGGCCATTTTGACGATGCGGCCAAAGAGTGCCGCCGCTGTCTGGACGCGGGACTGCCGCTGCCCGCTTACGATCAGTGCATGATCGCGTCGCACCTTTTCAACACTCTCGATGCCCGCAAGGCGATTTCGGTCACCGAACGGGCCAACTACATCCTTAAAATCCGGGAGCTGGCCAAAGGGTGCGCCGAACTGTACAAAGAGCAAGAAGGCGAGCGGGAGCGCCGAATCCGTGGCGAAGCGTGA
- a CDS encoding glutaredoxin family protein produces the protein MAEAKPKRQKQVVLFTSPGCVWCTRAKTFFKKNDIKFKTIDISTNKQAAKDCERHGCRGVPVVLIGSQWICGFDEPKIKKALDIR, from the coding sequence ATGGCCGAAGCGAAACCGAAACGCCAGAAACAGGTGGTTCTCTTCACGTCACCGGGATGCGTCTGGTGTACACGCGCCAAAACCTTCTTCAAGAAAAACGACATCAAATTCAAGACGATCGATATCAGCACCAACAAACAGGCGGCCAAAGATTGTGAACGCCACGGTTGCCGGGGTGTGCCCGTGGTTCTGATCGGCAGTCAATGGATCTGCGGTTTCGACGAACCCAAAATCAAGAAAGCATTGGATATCAGATGA